One region of Syntrophobacter fumaroxidans MPOB genomic DNA includes:
- a CDS encoding ABC transporter ATP-binding protein/permease, with amino-acid sequence MITKRPLSYWVKTSNMKLQVLLLGLILITVAARVFPLEMQKKIVNQAIGARKVDLLFLYCGLYLAAVLLASGLKYVTTVLQTHIGQEALNRIRKGLYEHILTLPLSFFQKSSPGMVVSSLVTEVANAGEFVGAAISTPAINLLTLLAFGAYMFYLNPLLAVLSLATYPIVIYLVPKLQQRSNKANKQRVDITRKISSKVDEAISGIHEIHGNDSFRIENRKYGALVDQLFRVRVIWILYKNGVKVLNNLFQNLGPFILFLVGGYLAIQGRFDLGALVAFLSAYEKLYDPWKELMEFYQVYQDASVSYERIMEYFDVAPEHLLEPPDREPYAFKGEVTTRDLSFTVPGGIQLLKQINLELKPGEQLALVGFSGSGKSTLAHCISQLHKYTGGTVEIDGHEVSDLTKMDMAKNMGIVAQSPFIFDGTIRENLLYSCEAALGKNEDPEELPTLDEMIQVLQQVGIFADVLRFGLNTILHRDREAELVEKLIRVRHNFQEEYGEELADYFEFFDERHYLTYSGIAANLIFGSPNLDEFMIDRLPENRYFLDFLDEAQLRNPLISLGRDLASMTVDILGNLPPDEVFFRNTPVTSDEFAETRALVNRMENVHLHELREEDRLMLLRLALRFTPGVHKLIALPPMMENLILEGRHLFKDKISRERPEAVTSYAMNDYIYTQTILDNILFGKQTSDHPKAQERIGQSIVHLLVEEDLLEKVVEIGMEFNVGTKGDRLSGGQRQKLAIARVFLKNPPILVMDEATSALDNASQKRIQNLLETRWKGKSTLIAVVHRLDTIKGFDKVAVMKAGKIAEFGAYDELISRKGLLYELVHGPRASA; translated from the coding sequence ATGATCACCAAACGCCCGTTGTCCTATTGGGTCAAGACCAGCAACATGAAGCTTCAGGTGCTTCTGCTGGGGCTGATTCTGATTACCGTCGCAGCCAGGGTGTTTCCGCTGGAAATGCAGAAAAAAATCGTCAACCAGGCCATCGGAGCGAGGAAAGTCGACCTGCTCTTTCTCTACTGCGGATTGTACCTGGCGGCGGTGCTTCTCGCCAGCGGTCTGAAGTACGTCACGACCGTTCTCCAGACGCACATCGGCCAGGAAGCCCTCAACCGTATCCGAAAAGGGCTTTACGAACACATCCTTACACTCCCCCTCAGCTTTTTTCAGAAATCCTCGCCCGGTATGGTGGTGTCGTCGCTGGTGACCGAGGTGGCCAATGCGGGGGAATTCGTCGGCGCCGCCATCAGCACCCCGGCAATCAACCTGCTCACGCTGCTTGCCTTCGGCGCATACATGTTTTACCTCAATCCCCTGCTCGCAGTATTGAGCCTGGCCACCTACCCCATTGTCATCTATCTCGTCCCGAAGCTCCAGCAACGATCCAACAAGGCGAACAAGCAGCGGGTCGATATCACGCGGAAGATCAGCAGCAAGGTGGATGAAGCCATTTCCGGGATCCACGAAATCCACGGGAACGACAGCTTCCGCATCGAGAACCGCAAGTACGGGGCACTGGTCGACCAGCTCTTCAGGGTCAGGGTGATCTGGATCCTCTACAAGAACGGGGTCAAAGTCCTGAACAACCTGTTCCAGAATCTCGGTCCGTTCATCCTGTTTCTCGTCGGGGGCTATCTTGCCATCCAGGGCCGGTTCGACCTCGGAGCCCTGGTGGCGTTCCTGTCCGCCTACGAGAAGCTCTACGATCCATGGAAGGAGCTCATGGAATTCTACCAGGTCTACCAGGACGCAAGCGTCAGCTACGAGCGGATCATGGAATACTTCGACGTTGCGCCCGAGCACCTGCTCGAACCGCCGGATCGCGAACCTTACGCGTTCAAGGGTGAAGTCACGACCAGGGACCTGTCTTTCACGGTACCCGGCGGCATTCAGCTCCTCAAACAGATCAACCTCGAGCTGAAGCCGGGAGAGCAATTGGCCCTGGTCGGCTTTTCGGGGAGCGGGAAGAGCACCCTGGCTCACTGCATCAGCCAGCTCCACAAGTACACGGGGGGCACGGTCGAGATCGACGGTCACGAGGTGTCGGACCTGACGAAGATGGATATGGCCAAAAACATGGGCATCGTGGCCCAGTCCCCATTCATATTCGACGGGACCATCCGCGAAAACCTGCTCTACTCATGCGAGGCGGCGCTGGGCAAGAATGAGGACCCCGAAGAGCTTCCCACGCTGGATGAGATGATCCAGGTTCTGCAGCAGGTTGGCATCTTCGCGGACGTGCTGCGTTTCGGACTGAACACGATTCTCCACCGGGACCGCGAAGCCGAGCTGGTGGAGAAGCTGATCCGGGTGCGCCACAACTTCCAGGAGGAATACGGCGAGGAGCTTGCGGACTACTTCGAATTTTTCGATGAACGTCACTATCTCACCTATTCCGGCATCGCCGCAAATCTGATTTTCGGCAGCCCGAATCTGGACGAATTCATGATCGACCGGCTTCCCGAAAACAGGTATTTCCTGGACTTTCTGGACGAGGCGCAGCTCAGGAATCCGCTCATCAGCCTCGGCCGGGACCTGGCCTCCATGACCGTTGATATCCTGGGCAATCTTCCGCCGGACGAGGTTTTTTTCCGCAACACGCCGGTCACTTCGGACGAATTCGCCGAGACCAGGGCGCTCGTCAATCGCATGGAAAACGTTCACCTGCACGAACTCCGCGAAGAGGACCGGCTGATGCTGCTCAGGCTCGCTTTGAGGTTCACGCCCGGAGTTCACAAACTCATCGCCCTGCCGCCGATGATGGAAAACCTTATCCTGGAAGGCCGCCACCTGTTCAAGGACAAGATATCGCGGGAGCGGCCCGAAGCGGTGACCTCTTATGCAATGAACGACTACATATACACCCAGACCATTCTCGACAACATTCTTTTCGGCAAGCAGACCTCCGATCATCCCAAAGCACAGGAACGCATCGGTCAGAGCATTGTACATCTGCTTGTGGAGGAGGACCTCCTTGAAAAGGTGGTTGAAATCGGGATGGAATTCAATGTGGGCACGAAGGGCGACCGCTTGTCGGGGGGCCAGCGTCAGAAGCTTGCTATCGCCAGGGTGTTCCTGAAGAACCCGCCCATACTCGTGATGGATGAAGCCACCTCGGCCTTGGACAACGCTTCGCAGAAGCGGATTCAGAACCTCCTGGAAACCCGCTGGAAGGGCAAGAGCACGCTGATCGCAGTGGTTCACCGCCTCGACACCATCAAGGGATTCGACAAGGTCGCCGTGATGAAGGCGGGGAAGATTGCCGAATTTGGGGCATACGACGAACTGATTTCCAGAAAGGGATTGCTCTATGAACTCGTACACGGACCGCGGGCATCCGCCTAG
- a CDS encoding ATP-binding protein: protein MSHRAAEAFKGACMTADEVSFRVEGNLSELDRLATIVHRFGEEHHLPDKVVFALNLALDELITNTIKYGRKEDGKYNIMVGLACASGAVTLTVEDDGAPFDPLQAEEPDITCPIEEREIGGMGLHLLRRLMDEIKYERRDGKNLIRMKKIFEPAS, encoded by the coding sequence ATGTCGCATCGGGCTGCGGAAGCGTTCAAAGGGGCATGCATGACGGCCGATGAGGTTTCCTTTCGCGTCGAGGGCAATTTGTCCGAATTGGACCGTCTTGCCACGATCGTCCATCGTTTCGGGGAAGAACACCATCTTCCGGACAAAGTCGTGTTCGCGCTGAACCTCGCCCTGGACGAACTCATCACCAATACCATCAAGTACGGTCGGAAAGAAGACGGCAAGTACAACATCATGGTCGGTCTCGCCTGCGCGTCCGGGGCAGTCACGCTGACCGTGGAGGATGACGGCGCCCCTTTCGATCCGCTCCAGGCCGAGGAGCCCGATATCACCTGTCCCATCGAGGAGCGGGAAATCGGGGGAATGGGACTGCATTTGCTGCGCAGGCTGATGGACGAAATCAAATATGAACGGCGCGATGGCAAAAATCTGATCCGGATGAAGAAGATTTTCGAGCCTGCATCCTGA
- a CDS encoding STAS domain-containing protein, with protein sequence MEVDERKENGITILVLKGRLDSNTSDQFGEKLYSLIQAGENKLVLDLGGVDYISSAGLRVIIKSVKDLKRIDGQLCLCSMKDYIREIFDLSGIATILPIHPTLEESLHAL encoded by the coding sequence ATGGAAGTGGATGAAAGGAAAGAGAACGGAATCACCATTCTCGTCCTGAAAGGGCGCCTTGATTCGAATACATCCGACCAATTCGGAGAAAAACTGTACAGCCTGATCCAGGCCGGAGAAAACAAACTGGTTCTCGACCTGGGGGGAGTCGACTACATATCGAGTGCCGGGCTCCGTGTGATCATCAAGTCGGTCAAGGATCTCAAACGCATCGACGGGCAGCTCTGCCTGTGCTCGATGAAGGACTACATCCGGGAGATTTTCGATCTGTCCGGTATTGCGACGATACTCCCGATACACCCAACCCTGGAAGAATCGCTCCACGCCCTCTGA
- a CDS encoding IscA/HesB family protein, with translation MISITTKAEEVLKDYFKEKEIVPIRVFLQMGGUSGPSLSMVLDEPKEQDEVFKINGFTMVIDRELLGKVKSVNVDYVVHPGMGAGFKLTAEVPVGGGGCGSTSCHC, from the coding sequence ATGATCAGCATCACTACGAAGGCCGAAGAGGTCCTCAAGGACTACTTCAAGGAAAAGGAAATCGTTCCCATACGTGTTTTCCTCCAGATGGGAGGGTGAAGCGGTCCGTCGTTGTCTATGGTTCTGGATGAACCTAAAGAGCAAGATGAAGTATTCAAGATCAACGGTTTTACCATGGTGATCGACAGGGAACTGCTGGGCAAGGTCAAGAGCGTGAACGTGGACTATGTGGTTCACCCGGGCATGGGTGCAGGTTTCAAGCTGACCGCCGAGGTGCCGGTGGGCGGCGGGGGGTGCGGGTCCACATCGTGCCACTGCTAG
- a CDS encoding protease inhibitor I42 family protein — protein MKRTDPMNCRQVRAKPEAQGRRVGGRSLLFVLIGVLCVPFLIAGKQTGDAEAQKAAVNEGQTSGEQVLPVNQLVVEQGSEFSLTLKSNASTGFQWRLAAPLDESILKLVGSEYKASSGRRIGEGGTEVWTFQAVGVGMTSIRLEYLRSWEKGVPPARTAVYSVVVK, from the coding sequence GTGAAACGCACCGATCCAATGAACTGCAGACAGGTGAGAGCGAAACCGGAGGCACAGGGCCGGCGGGTCGGCGGGAGGTCCTTACTATTCGTCCTGATCGGCGTACTCTGTGTGCCCTTTCTGATCGCCGGAAAACAGACGGGTGACGCAGAAGCTCAGAAGGCAGCCGTGAATGAAGGACAAACGTCCGGAGAGCAGGTTCTCCCGGTGAATCAACTGGTAGTGGAGCAAGGGAGCGAGTTCTCGCTCACTCTCAAGTCAAACGCGAGCACTGGATTCCAGTGGAGGCTCGCGGCCCCTCTGGACGAGAGCATTCTGAAGCTGGTGGGCTCCGAGTACAAGGCATCGTCCGGCAGACGGATCGGAGAGGGAGGAACGGAAGTGTGGACGTTTCAGGCGGTAGGCGTGGGGATGACCTCCATCCGCTTGGAATATCTACGTTCCTGGGAAAAGGGAGTGCCCCCCGCGAGGACGGCCGTTTACTCGGTCGTGGTGAAATAA
- the ahbA gene encoding siroheme decarboxylase subunit alpha, whose product MSRILLDRVQRSFPLVPEPYHALSEGLGISGGRVCELIGTLKERKLIRQISAIFNTGALGYRSSLVAMAVPEKDLEHAASAINRYPGVSHNYLRPGNYNMWFTVAVPPGKALERTVGELAQSAGGWPALILPAIRKYKLAVVLDVLEEGEGELSEERGDLPPIESTVAFEATDENIRIVRCIQEDLPLVEAPFRAWAESLDMGETKLIETMNRWLQQGFIRRFAAVLNHRQVGFNSNGMVVWNCPRDRIDEYGRILSSYPEVSHCYQRPSYSEWPFNLYAMIHGRSADDCRKVAERLGEAIGMKEYEILFSTKEFKKIRLKLFWS is encoded by the coding sequence ATGAGCCGAATATTGCTCGATCGGGTGCAACGCTCTTTTCCACTGGTGCCGGAACCTTACCACGCGCTTTCGGAAGGTCTTGGAATAAGTGGCGGAAGGGTGTGCGAACTCATCGGAACACTCAAGGAACGCAAGCTTATCAGGCAGATCAGCGCGATCTTCAACACGGGGGCGCTGGGGTACCGGAGCAGCCTCGTGGCGATGGCCGTGCCGGAAAAAGACCTGGAGCACGCGGCTTCGGCGATCAATCGGTATCCGGGGGTGAGTCACAACTATCTTCGACCGGGCAACTACAACATGTGGTTCACGGTTGCCGTGCCGCCGGGAAAGGCGCTCGAAAGAACCGTAGGGGAACTCGCGCAATCCGCCGGCGGCTGGCCGGCCCTGATCCTTCCCGCCATCCGCAAGTACAAGCTGGCGGTCGTGCTCGATGTCCTGGAGGAGGGGGAAGGGGAACTGAGTGAGGAGCGCGGCGATTTGCCCCCGATTGAGTCCACCGTCGCCTTTGAAGCGACGGATGAAAACATCCGGATCGTGCGCTGCATTCAGGAGGACCTGCCTCTGGTTGAGGCCCCCTTCCGGGCCTGGGCCGAAAGCCTGGACATGGGGGAGACGAAGCTCATCGAGACAATGAACCGGTGGCTTCAACAGGGGTTCATCCGGCGTTTTGCGGCGGTATTGAATCACCGCCAGGTCGGGTTCAACTCCAACGGCATGGTGGTATGGAACTGTCCCCGGGACCGGATCGACGAATACGGGCGAATCCTGTCCTCATATCCTGAGGTGAGCCACTGCTATCAAAGACCCTCGTATTCCGAATGGCCGTTCAACCTCTACGCGATGATTCACGGCCGCAGTGCGGATGATTGCCGAAAGGTGGCGGAGCGGTTGGGGGAAGCGATCGGCATGAAAGAATACGAGATTTTGTTCAGTACGAAAGAGTTCAAGAAAATCAGGCTAAAACTCTTCTGGAGCTGA
- a CDS encoding FKBP-type peptidyl-prolyl cis-trans isomerase, which produces MEQDRSGMEIGQDMFAVIEYTVQLDDGSFVKGEDGPVSMNFVVGYNQIMPSLELKLIGLREGMEKEFVIPACDAFGEYDPHQVRIRPLEEFPEGRNLEAGKWAIATNPETEAQFSYFVREKTSETVTLDFNHPLAGRALHYRVRVMRVRPADEEELLYLRPCGQEGEPAPGE; this is translated from the coding sequence ATGGAGCAGGATCGATCGGGCATGGAAATAGGGCAGGATATGTTCGCCGTCATCGAATACACCGTGCAACTGGACGACGGTTCCTTCGTGAAAGGGGAAGACGGGCCGGTATCCATGAACTTCGTGGTGGGCTACAACCAGATCATGCCCTCCCTGGAACTAAAGCTCATCGGACTGCGCGAAGGCATGGAAAAGGAGTTCGTCATCCCGGCCTGCGACGCCTTTGGAGAGTACGACCCGCACCAGGTCCGCATCAGACCCCTGGAAGAGTTTCCCGAAGGCCGGAACCTGGAGGCAGGTAAATGGGCCATCGCGACCAATCCCGAAACGGAGGCCCAATTCAGCTATTTCGTCAGGGAAAAGACCTCGGAAACGGTCACGCTCGATTTCAACCACCCACTGGCGGGGCGGGCTCTGCATTACCGAGTGCGCGTCATGCGCGTCAGGCCGGCCGACGAGGAAGAACTGCTGTACCTGCGGCCCTGCGGACAGGAAGGAGAGCCGGCCCCGGGGGAATGA
- a CDS encoding tetratricopeptide repeat protein, translated as MKITHALKGRTSTMTHPDQAEAKLNLYIKFLKERLFFEPQSATLHYNLGLAYSQKQLEDEAISEFKQALECDPGLAQAHVNLGGLYLRKGDHAQALAENLKAVELDPNLPMAHNNVAFARLQEGDYERAIESSRRAVELMPGLIQAHNTLAVALIQAGDLDSSIAVSLDMLKMNERFGPAHYNLAVAYKVKGDLERARVHYAQALSLGGPVDPLLEAELSLEDRRS; from the coding sequence ATGAAAATCACCCATGCATTGAAGGGGCGCACATCCACCATGACACATCCGGACCAAGCCGAAGCAAAGTTGAATCTCTACATCAAGTTCTTGAAGGAAAGGCTTTTTTTCGAGCCGCAATCCGCCACGCTCCACTATAACCTCGGCCTCGCCTACTCTCAAAAGCAGCTTGAGGACGAGGCCATTTCCGAATTCAAGCAGGCCCTCGAATGCGACCCCGGACTTGCCCAGGCTCACGTGAACCTCGGAGGGCTCTATCTTCGCAAGGGCGACCATGCGCAGGCGCTGGCGGAGAATCTCAAGGCGGTCGAGCTCGACCCGAACCTGCCCATGGCCCACAACAATGTGGCCTTCGCGCGCCTGCAGGAGGGCGACTACGAACGGGCCATCGAGTCCAGCCGGAGGGCCGTCGAACTGATGCCCGGACTGATCCAGGCGCACAACACCCTCGCCGTGGCGCTCATTCAGGCCGGCGATCTCGACTCCAGCATCGCCGTCTCCCTGGACATGCTGAAAATGAACGAACGGTTCGGACCGGCCCACTACAACCTGGCTGTCGCCTATAAAGTGAAAGGGGATCTGGAGCGCGCTCGAGTTCACTACGCTCAGGCACTTTCCCTGGGAGGGCCCGTGGATCCCCTGCTGGAAGCCGAGCTGAGTCTCGAAGACCGCCGATCCTGA
- a CDS encoding dissimilatory sulfite reductase D family protein: MSEDAKQRIIEWVKEQKKTKHYFNDLCKAVPEIKMMQAKKIINELVAEGKLKYWSSGSTTMYMLPIEGDVEKEEKGMN, translated from the coding sequence ATGAGCGAGGATGCAAAGCAGCGGATCATCGAATGGGTCAAGGAGCAGAAGAAGACGAAACACTACTTCAACGATTTGTGCAAAGCGGTGCCGGAAATCAAAATGATGCAGGCGAAGAAGATCATTAACGAGCTTGTCGCCGAGGGCAAGTTGAAATATTGGTCCAGCGGAAGCACCACGATGTATATGCTCCCCATAGAGGGCGACGTGGAAAAAGAAGAAAAAGGTATGAACTAA
- the dsrA gene encoding dissimilatory-type sulfite reductase subunit alpha, with product MALKHATPMLDELEKGPWPSFVTDVKRMAPKNRMCEDWLGIMEMSYRDKEGHWKHGGIVGVLGYGGGVIGRYCDRPDLFPNVAHFHTIRINQPASKYYTTEVLRKLCDLFEPRGSGLTNLHGSTGDIVLLGTTTDQLEPIFYELTHEMEMDLGGSGSNLRTPEGCLGMSRCEWSCINTQDIIYDLTMEYQDALHRPMFPYKFKFKASGCPMDCVAAIARSDCSIIGTWRDKIRIDQDAVKAYAAGELVPHAGAGGREKRAFDITAEVIDLCPTKCMEWDGKALKIWDEDCTRCMHCIRVMPRALRPGVDTGATILVGAKAPILEGAQLSSVVIPFMKMEPPYAEFKEFVEKVWDYWMENGKNRERLGEMIQRVGLREFLKATDLTPDPRMINTPRYNPYIFYDPAEVPGGWEHDGVAFRQRHQA from the coding sequence ATGGCACTGAAGCATGCAACTCCTATGCTTGATGAATTAGAGAAGGGACCTTGGCCGAGTTTCGTGACCGACGTCAAGCGCATGGCCCCTAAGAATCGCATGTGCGAGGACTGGTTGGGAATCATGGAGATGTCCTACCGGGATAAGGAAGGCCACTGGAAACACGGCGGCATCGTCGGCGTTCTCGGCTACGGCGGAGGGGTCATCGGGCGTTATTGCGACCGACCCGACCTGTTCCCGAATGTTGCGCATTTCCATACGATTCGAATCAATCAGCCTGCCAGCAAGTATTACACCACCGAGGTTTTGCGCAAGCTGTGCGATCTCTTCGAACCGAGAGGCAGCGGGCTCACCAACCTGCACGGTTCCACCGGCGACATCGTGCTCCTCGGCACCACCACGGACCAATTGGAACCCATCTTTTACGAGCTCACTCATGAAATGGAGATGGACCTCGGCGGTTCCGGCTCCAACCTGAGAACCCCTGAAGGCTGCCTGGGGATGTCCCGTTGCGAATGGTCCTGCATCAACACTCAGGACATCATCTACGACCTCACCATGGAATACCAGGACGCGCTCCATCGGCCCATGTTCCCCTACAAGTTCAAGTTCAAGGCATCCGGCTGCCCGATGGACTGCGTTGCCGCCATCGCACGTTCCGACTGCTCCATCATCGGGACCTGGCGTGACAAGATTCGGATCGATCAGGATGCGGTGAAGGCCTACGCGGCTGGGGAACTCGTTCCGCACGCCGGAGCCGGTGGAAGAGAGAAACGCGCTTTTGACATCACTGCGGAAGTGATCGACCTTTGTCCGACCAAATGCATGGAATGGGACGGAAAGGCCCTCAAAATCTGGGATGAAGACTGCACCCGCTGCATGCACTGCATCCGCGTCATGCCTCGGGCTCTGCGGCCCGGAGTCGACACCGGCGCGACGATCCTTGTGGGCGCGAAGGCCCCCATCCTTGAAGGCGCTCAGCTCTCCAGCGTGGTGATTCCCTTTATGAAAATGGAACCGCCTTACGCGGAGTTCAAGGAATTCGTCGAAAAGGTGTGGGATTACTGGATGGAAAATGGGAAGAACCGCGAGCGGCTGGGCGAGATGATCCAGCGGGTCGGCCTGCGGGAGTTCCTCAAGGCGACCGACCTGACCCCCGATCCTCGCATGATCAACACCCCGCGGTACAATCCCTACATTTTCTACGATCCGGCCGAGGTCCCCGGTGGTTGGGAACATGATGGCGTAGCTTTCCGTCAACGGCACCAAGCTTAG
- the dsrB gene encoding dissimilatory-type sulfite reductase subunit beta, translating into MAFDPNNLMQDRITDIGPPKYDRFFPPVIKENFGKWKYHEILEPGVLVHVAESGAEIYSVRIGSARLISVDLIREMCDIADKFCGGFLRWTTRNNVEFLVSDKSKLQPLIDHLRSRGNWFPIGGTGNSVTNIVHTQGWAHCHTPAIDASGVVKAVMDELFEYFGSHKLPAQVRIALACCLNMCGAVHCSDIAILGVHRKPPLIEHDRVQNVCEIPLVIAACPTAAIKPKKVGEMKSVEINQNRCMFCGNCYTMCPALPLADGEGDGIAIWVGGKVSNVKSVPMFSKLAVPYIPNEPPRWPTAVKTVKKIVTEYAAGGRRYERVGEWINRIGWERFFEKTGLEFRHEHIDDYRLAMTTWRTTTQFKF; encoded by the coding sequence ATGGCTTTTGATCCCAATAATCTCATGCAAGATCGGATAACCGACATTGGTCCTCCGAAGTACGACAGGTTCTTCCCCCCGGTCATCAAGGAAAACTTCGGGAAGTGGAAGTATCATGAAATCCTGGAACCTGGTGTATTGGTGCACGTTGCCGAATCCGGCGCCGAAATCTACTCGGTGCGCATCGGGTCCGCCCGCCTCATCAGTGTCGATCTGATTCGCGAAATGTGCGACATCGCCGACAAATTTTGTGGCGGATTCCTGCGCTGGACAACCAGGAACAACGTGGAGTTCCTGGTGAGCGACAAATCCAAGCTGCAGCCCTTGATCGATCATCTGCGCAGCCGCGGAAACTGGTTCCCCATCGGCGGTACGGGAAACAGCGTGACCAATATCGTTCATACCCAGGGCTGGGCCCACTGCCACACCCCGGCCATCGACGCTTCCGGCGTCGTCAAGGCCGTCATGGACGAGCTGTTCGAGTATTTCGGATCGCACAAGCTCCCCGCACAGGTGCGCATCGCCCTGGCGTGCTGCCTGAACATGTGCGGCGCCGTGCACTGCTCGGACATCGCCATCCTCGGCGTGCACCGCAAACCGCCTTTGATCGAGCATGACCGTGTCCAGAACGTGTGCGAGATTCCTCTCGTGATCGCCGCCTGCCCGACGGCCGCCATCAAGCCCAAGAAGGTCGGCGAGATGAAGAGCGTTGAGATCAATCAGAACCGCTGCATGTTCTGCGGCAACTGCTACACCATGTGCCCGGCTCTGCCTCTGGCCGACGGCGAGGGCGATGGAATCGCCATCTGGGTCGGCGGAAAGGTCTCCAACGTCAAGTCCGTCCCGATGTTCTCCAAGCTGGCGGTTCCTTACATTCCCAATGAGCCGCCGCGCTGGCCGACCGCGGTCAAAACGGTCAAGAAGATCGTGACCGAATACGCTGCCGGCGGCCGCCGCTACGAGCGCGTGGGCGAGTGGATCAACCGGATCGGCTGGGAACGGTTCTTCGAGAAGACGGGCCTGGAATTCAGGCACGAGCACATCGACGACTACCGCCTTGCCATGACGACCTGGAGAACCACGACGCAGTTCAAGTTCTAA
- a CDS encoding cobyrinate a,c-diamide synthase — protein MTFEKPRLMIAALRGGSGKTVVSLGLAAAWRLYKGLRVVPFKKGPDYIDAAWLSAAARHACYNLDPFLMKPDEMLCSFLRRANKGDGAVIEGNRGLYDGVDVQGSYSTAELSKLLRTPVIIVLDATKVTRTAAALVLGCQHLDPEVGIAGVILNQVAGRRHERVLRGAIERYCRIPVLGVVPKESTNFFPERHLGLVPPQEAGDISGAVEFAAGRMKECIDLDALWDIASTAEPLGWPTRMADLQAGAGMRGPVSIGVIRDSAFQFYYPENIEALEERGAAIVEVNSLADRPLPDVDALYIGGGFPETHLERLSLNETFRKSLKDRIEIGLPVYAECGGLMYLCRGILQGGNSFPMTGVFPFDVVLGSRPQGHGYTVMECVRGNPFLGVGQSCKGHEFHYSRIIGPARDFPFVFRLEKGHGIVAGWDGMCYKNVLASYSHIHAVGHDCWAEGLVRAALCFRQAKAHGSIDNEWTHEVCRESVVS, from the coding sequence ATGACTTTTGAGAAACCGCGCCTGATGATTGCCGCGCTACGTGGCGGGTCCGGGAAAACCGTCGTTTCCCTGGGGCTCGCGGCCGCTTGGCGTCTGTACAAAGGGTTGCGGGTGGTTCCTTTCAAGAAGGGACCGGACTACATCGATGCCGCCTGGCTGTCCGCGGCGGCACGGCACGCTTGTTACAATCTGGACCCGTTCTTGATGAAACCGGATGAAATGCTGTGCTCCTTTCTCCGACGCGCCAACAAGGGGGACGGAGCAGTGATCGAAGGCAACCGTGGGCTTTACGACGGAGTGGATGTTCAAGGCAGTTACTCCACCGCCGAATTGTCCAAGTTGTTGAGAACTCCGGTTATTATCGTGCTCGACGCCACCAAGGTGACACGCACTGCAGCCGCCCTGGTGCTCGGCTGTCAACACCTGGACCCCGAGGTTGGAATCGCAGGGGTTATTCTCAACCAGGTGGCCGGCAGGAGGCATGAACGGGTTCTTCGTGGGGCCATCGAGCGTTATTGCCGGATTCCGGTGCTCGGGGTGGTTCCCAAGGAGAGTACGAACTTCTTTCCGGAGCGTCACCTGGGGCTCGTTCCGCCCCAGGAGGCGGGGGACATTTCCGGTGCCGTGGAATTTGCCGCGGGCAGAATGAAGGAGTGCATCGATCTGGACGCCTTGTGGGACATTGCCTCCACTGCCGAACCGCTTGGATGGCCCACCCGGATGGCGGACCTGCAGGCGGGTGCCGGGATGAGAGGACCCGTGTCCATAGGGGTGATCCGTGATTCGGCGTTTCAGTTCTATTACCCCGAGAACATCGAAGCGCTGGAGGAACGGGGTGCTGCCATCGTCGAGGTCAACAGCCTCGCCGATCGTCCGCTTCCCGACGTCGATGCGTTGTACATCGGGGGGGGCTTTCCGGAGACCCACCTCGAACGCCTCTCACTCAACGAGACCTTTCGAAAATCCTTGAAGGACCGGATCGAAATCGGCCTTCCCGTGTACGCGGAATGCGGCGGTCTGATGTATCTGTGCCGGGGGATCCTCCAGGGAGGGAATTCGTTTCCGATGACGGGTGTGTTCCCGTTCGATGTGGTGCTGGGAAGCAGGCCGCAGGGACATGGTTACACGGTCATGGAATGCGTGAGGGGAAATCCTTTCCTCGGAGTGGGGCAATCGTGCAAAGGGCACGAATTTCACTACTCCAGGATTATCGGTCCGGCCCGGGATTTTCCGTTCGTTTTCCGGTTGGAAAAGGGACACGGCATTGTGGCGGGCTGGGATGGAATGTGCTATAAGAACGTATTGGCCAGTTATTCCCACATCCATGCCGTGGGGCATGACTGCTGGGCTGAAGGGCTGGTACGCGCAGCCTTGTGCTTTCGGCAGGCCAAAGCGCACGGATCTATCGATAATGAGTGGACACACGAAGTGTGTCGGGAATCTGTGGTTTCTTAA